Part of the Micropterus dolomieu isolate WLL.071019.BEF.003 ecotype Adirondacks linkage group LG22, ASM2129224v1, whole genome shotgun sequence genome is shown below.
ccagtctctgctgatgccTCCGCTTTTAGCAGCTTTGCTTCATACACAATGTACCTGTCTATCATATTCACATCAGCAGCTCACAGAACACGAAGAGGAGCGTAGATGTGCGTGTATTTGCCTACATACCTTGTTTTCACACTTGCGAAGCAGCTTTTTTTTGCCCAGGTCGTAGATTCTCAGCAGTTTCCCAACTCCCACCAGGACTCGTCCCTGGAATGGAGCAATGGCCAAAGGCACATCCTCTACAGGTGTCTGCcaatcaaaacacaaagaatTAATTAACTGCAGCTAATCAGgataatttatatttgtttgagAACAGGTTTGGAGAAATATGAGCTGTTgatgtttagacagaggtcaaATACCTCATTTTTGTAGAAGGAATAACAAACTGCAGCATTCttgtaaaatatactgtatttgtaatATACTGCATTGTAACACTGTGTCCGTCACATGGCACCCACAAAGATTATATAATcattagggcctgagcacgaaACGTGAGGGGTCCCTATTAAAACTGATGgactttgttcttcttttttctgcaaagtaacctcaattttgggggcctaaacatactcgaaactCACAGTAGTATGCACATAATTCAGACAAGGtgaaaaaaaattgcattttatgGGCTTCGCACATGGGCTTGGCATAATGGCTCGCTAGCACCCCCTACAGCCCCCAGACAAGGAAGGACTTttctgaacacatgtacatgccaacattcacccatagtcatagcaccacctgctggcaacaggaagtggaCTTCAGTGAAGCAGCCCCCGTGGCGCGTTTCACATACAtatatgaaatttctgtggcacatgtatcatgtccagacgtaccaaaaaggaACGATgctctaaacccaacaggaagtcagccattttgaattttatggtcacCATACTTTAACTCCTCCTAaagatttagtccgaccgacttcagatttgtgctgtgcggTCTGAACCCATCCAaattgatgattcgccatgaaacaggaagttgtagtaacttcagtgtacatgctcacgtCTGCACTAAAATTTACTTAAGAGTCCCACCCTGATCACGTCTACAAGCCAAAATTCACCCGTAgtcacagcgccacctgctggcaacaggaagtgactacgTTTATGCTGTGATGAACCACTTCTTGCAGGTTGGCTATATGTactttcatttagctgacacttttatccaaagcgacttgcaattgctatacatgtcagaggtcgcacgcctctggagcaactaggggttaagtgtcttccacagggacacaatggtggatgtgacatataacaccttcgtTCAGCGTCCGAATAgtgtagcaaattcacagccgtatcggcagagctccagaatctgcaacgcgCTCGGCTAACACCTCatcgcgctacaagtgcgacggccagcagacagaaaaaaactaaagaagAGACGGACCAATGTCAGCAGCGTCAAAGGGATAAAATCACCAGGTAGAGTCATGTGAAAAGTATTGTTAAAGAATGTCCAGCCCATTATACAAAAACAAGTGCAAGAGAGATGAATCATCGCCCCACTTAGATGCACCAGCCAGCATCCTCCTCACGCTCCTCAACACCAGTTCAACTGTTAGTCTGCAGCTGAAGCCGTAAGACAGATGACAAGGGGGAGAAGTTGAGGAAGGCTTAGGTTTTGCCTGCTATTTAGATATATTGAGTGTCTTTAAtttaaacatgttcaacttGTCAAAGTCGATTTACTCGTCTTTGTCActttcgtgaaccgaccaatcacagcctggatggggtgggacattaaaaaagttttacGTGCTACAGTAAACTTCTGAAATGTTGAATTCATTGTTATGCATGAATGATTATGTTATTAACGAGtttgcattaacaaattagagactaaccaAAATATAGATCACTTTTCTTGCATAAGGATTTAATGAAACCCAAAACTGCTGTCCAACTTGAATTGATATACTGGTGGTAAGATATGTAGTacactattatatgaaattaaagTGCATATAGTAACACTATATAATAAATAACCgtatacatttatattaacattatagtttttatttaatattatagtTATAATTTTACTGGGTATACTAGTTGCTCTTCCAGGTTGTGgatctgcagtggacagatgtagatttagccagagccaggatgcaACTGTGCTTATATGAGCTGCTTCTAGCCACCTActcctgagagcaacaagctccccttgttctatttttttaaaataaatattggttAGTAatcttgtttaaatgtggcgTGGGTTGTTTGGGTGGTGCCGGTGTATTATGTATGCGTCCCTTTTTCGAAAACTACAAGTCCCACACGCCACAAGCTGCAATGCACCAATCACagaagattgtgtgtgtgtgcgcgcgtgtgtatGGTGTTTTCTCTCATCACTGTGATGAgagatcagtgttttaaaagtcaaaacagcttttaaaaacactgatCTCTCATCACTGTGATTCaaattttcaattcaaattttgtttaaatgtaaaaagctATTTCACTATTTTAAGACCCATGCCAAGTGACCAGATACCAGGGTTTTCACCTCCATGTTCCTCCAGTTTTTTTCACATTGTTATTGCACAcaagtataaatatgtatggaATACACTGTTTGTTAATGTACTCTAAATTTCTTACTATCACGTACTCCTTGGGGGAAAAACTTGGCTTACAGCTCTCTGTATGTgcatcaggaaaaaaaaaaaaagtgtgtttagACCAGATAGATTCATCTAAAATATCTGACCTGGTTAAGTGGTTGGGAAATTCCTCTAATGTGAAATGAATTGGCTGTAAAATACAACACTCATGACTCACTTCCCTTGTTAATCCACATCAGGTAACAAACACATGTGGGTTGATTGACCCGGATTGCCTCCACCCTGCTTGAGTTTCTAGGGAATTGCCCGGACAGCGGTGCATGTTGCCAGGGGCATCAGCATCTGTGTTTGGTGTCATTAAAACTTTACTGGAGGCTGTTCTGCCTGGTGCACTTTggagtagtaataataataataataataataatcatctttatttgtagagcacttttcaaaaataagttataaagtgctttaacaagtgtgaagacaataatacccaaaagacaataatacaaaaacaatacaaaataaaaggaagaaaacattgaaaagactaaaatacacgtttaagatgaatataaaattagtaaaatagaataaaataaaagggataaaataaagtcaaataagatcgggaaaggctctcctataaaagtatgttttaagaagggacttaaaagagttcactgactcagccgacctgatatcctcgggcaggctgttccagagcctcggggccctgacagcaaacgctctgtcccctttagttttcagtcgagactctggaacagacaacagacctctgcccgaggataatataacaaggcgagaggccatgaagagctttaaaagtgatcaataaaattttaaagtcaattctaaaacatactgtaccAGGTCTTTGTGggttcaaaaaataaaaattgtgccCGAACACCAGAAGACCCAGAAATGTACCTGCTAGAACCAAACCGAACCCTTTAGTTATTTGAAACATGGGACCGGGATCCATACCAAACCGAGAACCGCCTGCCCTGAACCAGACCCTTCTATTATGAAAGCTAGGACCTTGTCAAAGTTTGCTCCACTTTGTTGCATCCAGCATAATAAAAGGTAACTTCAAATGTTTGTCCTTTTCAACAATAACGATTGCTCGTTTATTGGCAGCACTGCAAACATTAGTATTGCTAATTCGCTACCATCTGTGCTCTCCGAGACAAGTCTGACCTCAGCTTTCTGACCGTTCACCTCCTGAGAAGGGGCAATGTATCAAACCCACCTTGTGCACAAactccagcttctcccctccaCTGGTTAGACGATAGGTGTAGATAAAGCCACCACTCACTGATCTGGGGTTGAGAATCATGTCTCTGGCGACACCCACAAGAACATACCAATCATCTCCAGTGTTGGGGAAACgacacactgcaacactgaaaaaatatcaaacacaggaaaggggagaaaaagaaaatgtgaggAGCTGTTGCACCATTTATTAGCAAAGAATTGAACAAGATAGAGAATTGtcaataaaagataaaagatgtcctacacagaaatgaaactaCAGCTACATTGGAGGGTGACCACTTTCAATTTTCCTGAATTCAAAATATCTATATGTAATATTATCATGTAGAATAAAACTTAACTGACCttgtcaaaaatgtttatgGCAATGTGCTTTCAATGCAGACAGTTCAATTCAATCAAACAAAACTGGTGAAGTGTGAAGGAAAACTACATGACAGAGATTAAAAGGTCTCCTACCTACTATAACTGTTAATATGAGCCAAAAAGCTGCTATTAAATAATTCACTATGGCGGTGTTTACTGTTAAAACTGTGTTTACTTTGCTTGCAGTTACTGCATTAAGGCAAGAGGACAACCCAACTCTATTAAACACCCTCTCTTTCTTAAAGTACAAACTAGTTCTCTCTTCTGAATTATGCAATCAATCACCGGATAAcagaaaatatgacattttaaaaagatccTCTGTTCTGCTTTGACAGCCCATGACATTTCTCTATGGCAACTGCTGGTTAAATTCAGTTGGTTAGGAAACACCCTGGCTAAAATTAATGCTGGGAGTTTTGGAGGCTGATTAATGTCAAAGGCGTAATAAACAGGAAACGGTCCAGGGTCAGACTCTGGACATCATTACCTCATTTAACCACACCACATCCACACTACCTAAAAACAATGTCATATGAAGCCTTTACTTCAGCATTAAGTGCAGAGTCTACAGTTTCACTTTTTACATTTGCCCTTTCTAATCCCAACTCCCAATGGCTTCACTCTCTTTAATTCGCTTCCTTCCTGTTTAAAAATCATTTCAAGGTTCACTACAGCCATCTGTAAACAAACACCCCCACTCAATAAACAGAAGTCTGAACTCTGGCTAAGTGTCACAGTTTTATCATGTCAGTCGACCAACTTGCTTGTTTATTTCAACTATTTCATAATCTCAGATGTTCTGCTTCAGATGTCTCAGAATTACAGAAGACCTATagtagggatgggtatcgtTAGGATTTCATCGATACTACATCGTATACAAGTATACCATACTCTTATcggttcttttttttttttttttttaatcactgtgGAAACATAACTTTATAAcagaaatttaacaaaaatcTTTGCAAATATTTTAAGGCCCGTGCCGAGTGTCCAGATACTAGGGGTATCACTTCACTTCCATAATCCTCCACATCATCATTgcacacaaggagaaggagcacacacacatagtataAATGTATAAgttgtttgttaataaaccCTGTATTACTTTAACATATTTTTACAGTGCTCCTTGGGGAAAGCATTAGCATAGAGTCTTGCATTTGCAAAATGAAGTTCAAGGACTTTCAAGTAATTTTTAAAAGaagattcttttcattttcaacgACTTCACTCAAAGcaaataattcattttcaaatatCAGAGTCACAGTCTTAAGATGCATAGAATTATGTAATAGTTTTGTAACGGAGTGTTAAACTTCTAAACAAAGTTGTAAATTCAAACGTTGTAAAATCGACATGTTTGGAGAAACTCACAAAGGCTGAAATTCTAAATTATTCATTAATACACTTGATGTTGTCTATTTCTAAATCTCAGCCTGCGTGTCTCAGTCAAAGATGTGGCTACTCGGCAGGGTAATGTTAGGCATGGAGCTGAATTTATCATGTTCAATTTAAATTTGAACAAACTAGATTTCATGAAAATTGGTTCAGAATTAAGAGTCACAGTCGATTTGGTAGTGAAGTGCACCTCTCAATACACAGCGGCTCTTTACCCCCTTCAATATGTCAAAATGCAAAGAGCTGATGGCGGCGAACATAACTAAAACAGGGATTTATTCACATGCCTAACCTGACTGGCTATTGGTACCACatcagtggcctgtactatgaagcgaggtaactggcttatccaggtagcTTCaagagtaactttgtgacgtcggATGTAACTTCCTGATTAACCGTGAATAGGTGttaaccgaggtctgttgccatggcaattcacgttgcatctctaaactgcttcGGAGCAagttttgttcgtggttaactcgaggttaccctgtatacgtggactacacaccacatctgtactcagtgttaatgatgagaagtaggctaTTAATATGCtaccacttgataaaatatttttagatttcataccaatttgttccactgcggttgcagctgaaattaagttatttttaacacaacagcattatgtTCATTCAGTGAGCTCTGCAGCCCTCTGTGATTTTAGATAGGAGATCTTAATTAACAGGCCAGTTTCTTAGATGCAGCTtatctgtaggctataattgaattctcctaaacgatttcacatatttagattgactattttacgtgtccaaaaaaatacagagccagggtgggggttaataaacagagagagaaaaaaaaaaaagatgtagtagtaaatttacaagaacaaaatttctgaaattaaaagtcacaaaaaatccaaatcactctgttgttttcttctgaatatgcCCAATCCATGGCCAAGTCTCTAAGGTCCATGATTAAATGCTAAACTTacgagtatttcctcactgctaaatccgattgtGTAGTCTAATAAaattttccactgcatgcataatacacaGCAGACGTGtttgtgatgttgcagccttcaAAGTGAAGCGATgtgtttagaaaaaaacaacactatttCACAAagagtttctctcataaatgacTACAATGTCAGAGAGTATTCTAGTGTTTAACTTGTAGATTTTTAGTAGTATAGTATTAGTTTCTCGTAATCTACTATATTagcatttttctattaaaatggACATAATATACACAGTTGTACCTTTAAATCCTGATCATACTACACATAATAATagtccataaaatacaaaatctaaTATTAACCTACAATAAGAACACGATAATGATGATaactacaaatttactcaatgcgatgccaacaagcctccctgacTTTGTCAgccgccacgatattagatttgGCCGTTAACTTCTCTTTACATGATATCCTAACACAATCAATGTGAATTTTTCTGGGgaaaatacggagcatgcgccgttgcgaaaaactgcctgcacggccgaacacACCCCTTTATGtgaattaatctgcagatgctCCGGTTCTATGAATTCCTTTTTTTGAGTCATGGCAAAGACCAAAATGTGGCCTGCAACAGACTAGGTAAGCCTTGTTCTAGCCTAGCAGTTGTTAATAACAACTGTGGGGACTAACAGCAAATTTATTGTAATGACTTGATGAACAAAACTTTGGTCAAACTTTTGTTTCCGGTTTGATTCACACCCTTTCCTTTTTGCTATCAATGTATCTGTTCATCCATTCCTCACCTGAATGCAGCTTCGTTCTGTTCCAGCTGCACCTGGTCCAGTGTTGAACCCTGTATGGGGTTGACGAGACGCACCAGCGAGGCCCACTGTCCTGCTCCAGCTTTAGGTGAACCAAAAATGGCTTCAGAGAGATTCTCGTTGAGGAAGGCAGCAGCCATCTCAGCAGCCAGTTCTCGTTCATCCTCGCCAGCAGCCTCCACCATCTCCTGCagaagcaacagagaaaaaagcAGGTCAGCTCAAGGGATAGCATTGCATTTTGACCAACGCAGGCCATATTTTCCCCTTTACCGGGTGACTGAAACATTCAGTGGGATGTATTGAACAAAAGCCCACTACAACCAGTACAGTGAGTGGTTTCCTGTCTTCATGGAGGACCTGAGTGAGTTCCACTCATggggaaatttgtttttatttatcaacataATATACCTCGTTCACAGCATTTTATTTGGAAGAGCATGTTCTGGTGTCCTCCGATGTAGACTACCACCAAGTATAAATATTAGTGCTTAGTGGCCTCTTCCCTACTGATAATGCACATAAGGGCTTATGGAATAAAATGCAGGAGTCGAGTATGAATCGAATAGTAGAAAAATGTATGGCAGAAAGCCCACAGAGATCTCTACTCCTGACCATTTAAGAAGCGAGATGTGGAAAGTTTGGGGATTTTTGACAACaaatggaaaataacaaataaagatATAGTTATCTGCAGAATATGCAAGATTCAAATGAAATATCACTCAAGAACTAGCAACCTCAGGGCACACCTAATAACACTACACCCTGAAAAGCTAGGCGATCTATAGTCAGAGGAACCAGGCGAGAATGACTTCTTTTTTGCCTCCCTCCAGAttgtaaatgttaattaaagttgacattatttattttgtgcctAAGCTTAATTTATTacttagcaaaaaaaaaaactatcacCTATTGgcaatttcacatttttattggtAATGTTTGAATACGCTCTAGTGGACAGAACGTATAACAACCACATGCTGATGGTGGTTTTGGTCGATCTATACAATGTATAGGTACATAGTAAATATTAGTAGGCTAAATTTgagcatttgacatttcatagaataaaaaaaattatcaagTAATAGAGAAAATAGCTGGCAGATTcatctataatgaaaataatcattaattgcagtccTAATGTATACAGGTATGATCCTCCCATGAATCTTCCGTAGCTATAGCAATATAAAGCCAATTTCAATGAAACTGACATCCAAAAGCACATATAGCATCAGAGACAATCACAGACGTCAGTAAACACAGCATATCTCAAAATCCCTGTTCTCTGTTTTTAGGCACAAGGTGAGTATAGTCCTAAACGGGCAGGCCTAAGCCTGCTCCACAGGAAACTCAAAGGATGCTGATAGTTTCCCAGGAGACACGGTAAAAAGGTACAGCAAACTGTACTTATTAGGTATTTCTTTCTAAACAGATCTAAACAACACATCCTCTCGCTGCTCTAATAAATGTATTACTGTCAGGGACCTGAAGCAGATTTCAGCTTTGCCCGTAGGATCAGTTTGCACTTTATACCTCAGCCATTTGTTGCTTTCGTTGAGCTTTGGTTGCTTCAGTGTAGGCATTGTGGTCAGTCTCGATCACGATGAGGTTGTTGGTCTCCGGGTGGATTACAAATTTCCTGGGAGTGTACTGCAGAGGAAAGGCCACCTGGTTGAAGACGGCTCCTAATTTCTCCAAAGCCAAGATTCTGgcagaaaaataataagaacagaaaagaggagagacagtTACAAACCATTTTTAACTTGAGGGGTACACCACAGAGTTCTGAGCTGTTCTCTAAGTCCCGCATGTCAGCCCATCACTAACAAGTTTTACTTATTCCTACTCCTTTTCGCACATGAGGTATGTTAACACAGGAAAGAAGGGTACTTTTGCTGctcatctgttgttgttttttctcctatttttttaaacatcgtttttttttttatactttctcgtgcatgtttgaaataaagatttcaatTCTACAAAACTAGATGGATTTGTCGcacactttttatatacagtctatgttcatACATCAGGCAATGTGGTGCATTTATTATATAGATTTTATTGTCTCCGATACACATTTGTCTAAAAAACAGACTACTGCTGTACAACTGATGTAACTGTTCACATTTTTGATGATTGTTGTGTTCACCATTAGTCTCTACCACTTTCAGAAACGtataagagaaaacaaaagctgCCGAGGTGGACATGTGACAGTTCTTGTGGTTTCCACATGGTATGTCCCGAGGCCTGATGCATATTAATATTTGGAGGGTGATGCAGCACATGGAGAATggctaaaaataattttcaaattCATCACACATTTGTCCAACTTTTAGTTCTGATAAAATTCAAACCCGGGATGCAAACTCATCCGGGGGGAATAAGGTGACAAAGAAATCCCTAGGGGAGTCCGGGGTCAAATCCAAAAACCAATAGTTTAATTACGTCGTGGTTATGACAATATGAGCGTTGCTAAGattatcttagcataaagaaaaTGGAACAATCAGGGGTCTAACATTAACATGAAGTTGGCACTTTGACTGAGGAGTGCAACTTGGGTTGTTTAACATGTAGCTCCAGAGCTCTAACATCAGTGACGTTATACATGTAGAACGTGGAATCACAATTACACAACATTAGACTCCATATAAATAACAGGCagtcaaaaacattttcttcagaAGGTGTGGTTCTCAATTATTACTTGTGCCCTCGCAGCTCTAACAGTCCCAATGTGTATCCATACCTCAGTGTGTTGGTAGAAATGGCCACTATGCCTTCAGGGCATTGCTCTGAGGCAAAGCCAGAGGCGTACTCCAGAGTCTCATATGACAGGGGCGTCAGATGGAAGCGAGACTGGTACGAGTAGCTGAGCCAGGAGCGACTGGACATTGCCAACACCTGTGAGGGAGAAGAGATACAAACAATATTGGATTAATCTCATTATTTTTCTTCAAAATGTCAACAATGACAAATCCCTACAGGTTCTTAGAGCATAAAATGTTCCGTTAAGATTGCTCACTTCATACTTGTTTGAGAGCAAAGAAATGCAGCATTTTGCAATTAAGCCTGAtttatattagtattattagCATATTTTCATGTGTATTgattatatataaatgtttgaGTGACATACAGCTTCCTGTCCCTGCATCCTGACTCTGAAGAGTTTGACAGGTCGTGACCCCAGGTAGCGTGTTCTGGTATCTGACAGGTCCCCTGATACTTGGTCCAGCACAGTCCTAAGCAGCACACCGTTCTgagaacacacagacagacaacgtAACAGATGATATTGCATGATATTTATTCAAAAACACTAAACCTCTGCTCTGGGTTTGAGGTAACTGTTTGGTTGacttatttttaataatgacTTGTTATAATGACTTGTTACTTATAATTTGCTATATTGAGTTGTAATGTTCTTCCTGAATGACTTGATTTTGATGACTTTTACACCGATATCTCCAAACATGTTTGTGTTCCATATTTCTTTACTATTAATTCATGAAGTATGCACATTTCTCAGCGTTTTCCTCTTGGATCTACCACTTAGCACAAAATCAATCTGAGCCAATGCTAACATATGCAGGAGCTATGACCTATGTGTGCTTTACAGGGATGAGATTTAAAAGGAACATTTCTGAAATCAGTTTGGCGAGTGTGAAAGAATACCTGTAACCCTATGTTGAGGTAGAGGAAGCCGATGGTTCCCTTCTCTCCAAGTTCATCCTGTTTCTCGACTCCTCCCATCTCAACAATACAAAGACTCTCTGGCTGGGCTGGAAGAGCCTGCATGCTCAGCGGCTGTAGGCAGTCCTGAACATGATACAGATTCAGAGAGTGAAGACCAAATCAACAGACGTTTCAAACATACAAAACAGTCTCACTGaagtgtatatacacacacacaaatatgtaaatgaGAGGTCCTCTTcatgtaaaacaaacatttagtgATATGGACATTAAAAGTCAACCATTTACTTGCtttgttaatttaaaattttgttagattaagaaaggaaaggaaggggCATGTAAGGCAGTATAGGGCCTGGGCTGTAATTGAATCCAGGCCGCTGCAGTAAGGGCTTAGTAAACAGTGTGCactctaccaggtgagctaccgGGGCGCCCCGTGTGCTTTAGGGTTAATATTCAAGGTTGATTGGAGCTTTTAGGACAATCAGTAATCAGTGAATGTCAGCACTGATTCCACCTCATCACAGGTGGAGGAATCACAGAGAAGATGATTTGCATTTGCtttttttactgaaatattAATACCTTACAAGCAGGGTCCAAAATGAAATTTTAAGCTCATCTGCCAATGGCAGGCAAA
Proteins encoded:
- the LOC123961637 gene encoding splicing factor 3B subunit 3-like; this encodes MMSRSSYQIDLLNLIGSANWVYPDGIRHIRADKRVNEWKTPGKKTIVRCAVNQRQVVIALTGGELVYFEMDPSGQLNEYTERKEMSADVVCMSLANVPPGEQRSRFLAVGLVDNTVRIISLDPTDCLQPLSMQALPAQPESLCIVEMGGVEKQDELGEKGTIGFLYLNIGLQNGVLLRTVLDQVSGDLSDTRTRYLGSRPVKLFRVRMQGQEAVLAMSSRSWLSYSYQSRFHLTPLSYETLEYASGFASEQCPEGIVAISTNTLRILALEKLGAVFNQVAFPLQYTPRKFVIHPETNNLIVIETDHNAYTEATKAQRKQQMAEEMVEAAGEDERELAAEMAAAFLNENLSEAIFGSPKAGAGQWASLVRLVNPIQGSTLDQVQLEQNEAAFSVAVCRFPNTGDDWYVLVGVARDMILNPRSVSGGFIYTYRLTSGGEKLEFVHKTPVEDVPLAIAPFQGRVLVGVGKLLRIYDLGKKKLLRKCENKHVPNLVTGIHTIGQRVIVTDVQESLFWVRYRRNENQLIIFADDTHPRWVTTACLLDYDTMASADKFGNISIVRLPPNTSDDVDEDPTGNKALWDRGLLNGASQKAEVVVNYHVGETVLSLQKTTLIPGGSESLVYTTLSGGIGILVPFTSHEDHDFFQHLEMHMRSEFPPLCGRDHLSFRSYYFPVKNVIDGDLCEQFNSMDPHKQKSVAEELDRTPPEVSKKLEDIRTRYAF